The following is a genomic window from Dryobates pubescens isolate bDryPub1 chromosome 5, bDryPub1.pri, whole genome shotgun sequence.
ATAACAAACACTTCttcaatactttttttttttccttgaagaaaTACCATCAAAAAACCCCTGCTAGGTACTTAATGTTGGACACAACAGTACAGCTCTAAAATCCCTGGtactttccatttttttctatTCTTCCTTAATATAATGTGGGGGAGTGAGGGAGGAGGGTATGTGTGCTGTCTGCTTATCAAGTGCTCTCAAAGTAATCTTGCATGATTGATCCTAAGAATGATGTAGAAGAAAAGAGCCAGCCTAAATTGCACAGTGACAGGCTTAGAGAAGGGAATGGGAAAGttggttggcttggtttggCTTCTGAAAGGCTTTTCCATGGTGGAGGTTATGGAAAATATTTGTTTGGTTCAAAGCTCTAGAAAATAGGAACTGACATTTCCCAGGGATGCTGGTGATCTGGAGTGTTCAGTCTCTCATGCGAAACTTGTTCAGCTTGGGCATGCAGCTTTTCTgggagaaaaagagacaaaTAAGGTTATTTTTGGCTGTACTAAAGGCACTCAAAGTCCAGTGGTACTAGCAGAAAGTTGGTGTTGGCAAAAGGCACAAATCGGTGTGGCTctgggagggaagcagagctagtgctggagcctgacacctttcagggaggtaaatgatttcaggacatttccaaCTATGCAGTCACCAGCTGGGGCAGACCATGAATATCATTGAATCATTTAGGTGGGAggaaacctttaagatcatcaagtccaatcattaacccagaactgccaagtccaccactataccatgtccctcagcaccacatctacacaccttaatgcctccagggatggcagcacCAATCCTTTAGTCAAGTGTATGATCAGCATCAGCTCAGTCCTACAAAACCCTAGCAGAGCTAGTTTGGACTGTTTTAATCACCAGTAGCTCATCTGTTCTCCTATGTTCAGCAACAGACCTCTCTCTTCCAACAGGACTGGTAGGtgaggtgttccagcagtgcCTAACTGTACCCCTGCCACCACTGATGTTGTGTGTGTTAGGACATCAGTTCTGAGCCTTGGATTTCTGCTGGTTACAGGCACAACATTCAGTGGACAGGAGACAAGCGGgcaacaccacatctctgagctAGCAGCACTGTAGCATGTACAGGTTATGTGCAAAGTCACTTTCATCACATATTTCACATTAACATGAGTGAAAAGTTAGTGTTTTGCAGGTCACTGAATATTCTCTTAATATCAATGTGAACATCAGCCTCTCTCAGAAGCAATTCTCAAAAATGCCAGGAAAGGTCTGAAACGGTTCCTCCAAACCACAACCTCACCAAAAGGCTGCTTTATTTTGAAGATAAGCCAACATGTTAAATTCTGATCTCTAGCTGGAAATATCAAAGATTTGTACCCTTGAGAACATCTCTCTTTTTGCCAGCAAAAGGAGATAAACAGTGTGGACTTGATCCCTATTTTAAACCCACCCCCTCAGTCAGACAAGAGCTCAAAGGTTCTTTTATTACAAAACATTTTATTGGAGTTATTTACACCTGCTCCTTGATAAGTGTATAAACGTAAACATTTATAATAGATGTATTTCTCTTATCTTACAGTTCATCTCCAGTTCAGAGTAAATGTTGGGCTTAAGCATACAAGCAGTGGTGAAATTTAAGCTATATTCACAGAATATACATCTGCGTGCAGTTAAAGTCCACCAGCCCTAAGCTAGTGGTATAGACACTGTCCCATTAGCTCTACTTCTGCTTCTCGTGTGTACACTGGAGTCTGTGATATCATCAGCATGATCCtcacttttcttctctttcaagcTGTTGATGAACCTCAGTGTTATTTCATCCCactcctcagggagcagcatcagCAGAAACCCAACGCAGATGATGATGGTGGCTCCCAGTCTCACTACACTGAAGATCATTTTGTGCTTCAACAGGTCCACAGCTGGGAAGAAGAAATAACAATGGTGTTAAAACTGCAGCAGGATGATCTATACCATCAGACCATCCTGGCAGGTCTCAGTAATGTGTGTGTTGCACTCTGGCTGTGACACTGGCCCCATCACTCTTAATtaatcatagaagggtttgggttggaaaggacctttaaaggtcatctactcaaacacccctgcagtcagcacaggacatctgcaactagagcaggttgctcagagccccagacaacctgacctggaatccttgcaggaatggggcatctaccacctctctgggcaacctgggccagtgtctcatcatccatactgtaaaacatttcttccttgtacctagtctaaatctcccctattttcaaaccaccaccccctgtcctgtcacaacaatcTCTGCTAAAAgttctgtccccatctttcttataggccccctttaagtactgaaaggccacaataaggtctttatggtgccttctcctcttcaggctgaaaaaTCCTCTGGGAGTGACCAGCTCCTTGAGTTAAAGAAGAGCTTTGACTTTAGACTGCTGTATTGGAAGTGCTGTATCTCCTCCTCATCGCCTTCAAGTGGGCTCTGAAGAAGCCGTGTAGGGCTGATCTAAGCCTCACTATTTCCATTTCTGCTCCAAAAAGGAAGGTACTTTATGGTAACTCTTTGTCTACTGCACCAGCAGTATGtttccctgggctgcagagagcagtgatggGGAGAGCAGCTTGCAGGTCAGACAGCTGGAGTCAGtgcctccaggctcagccttcAAACTCCACaaccagcaacagcagcacatctgagcccttcagcagcctcttACGGGTACTGAGTGTTTTGCAGCTCTGACCTGCATTCTCTTAAGAATAAAATTTTCTTTGAGAACATGCTCAGAACGTTGAGAGGCTAATGAGGTGCAGGAGGAGACTGAAGAGCAGAGATGAGCCTAGTTAAGAAGACAGGACTCTAGAGTAAACTGCCACATATACTTCCAGCTCCACCGCTGCATGGCAGGTCACCAGCACAGCGCTGAGCCACGGCAGCAGCATGATGACCACAAGCCCCACGTCTGGGGTACTGGCTAAGGATCAGCCtgccctcctctctctgcatgGTATGAACACATCCTGTTACTCCCAGAGAAAGGAGACGAGATAACATCTCGAGGCTTTCACCAGCTGAAACATCTACCATCCAGGAGCATCTGTGGAAGCTGGGGGGGACCAAGCTGGGTTTGAAATAAGTGACAACATTCAGACAAACTGTCTCATGCCTGCAGGCTTAtttttccaccaccttcatgatACTTGTACCTGCATTTCCAGGGACGCTAAGCACTGTGCCAATAGAGATCAGGATGGGGTATGTAAGCACGACGCCAACGTTAACCAGAATATTGAAAGCTAGGAGAGAAAAGAATACATGATTGTGGGGAAAAACTCTGGGGTGAGACTTCTCTCCTCCACCTTGACCCTCCAGGTATGATGTATACATATATTATATGTTGATACCAACAATCTAGTTTTGCTGCCATCATTTCTCCTCCTACCAGAAGGTTGGTGATcccagctgcccctcctgcctgaGGCTGGGTTGTCCTTGTCATAGCAGGACATTTCCCTGATGAAAGGCTGCACAACCCCTCTAGCTGGATCACACATCAAAGGTGGAACTCATGATCTAAAGGACACTAAATACAATTAGCTGATGAAGGTAACTGTGAACTAAGCTGACTGGAGTGAGACCATAGAGTCTTGCTACCATGTTAAAGGCAAAATGAAAGCTGACAGAAGTATAAACTTTCAACAGATTTAACAtatgggttgtttgttttgttttgtgtttttttcacatGGCAACATTCCCAGCCAGATCAAATTTCCTGGAGAGATCAAATGCAAACTACAAAAAACTTCCTTTTCATATCATTCCCTAGAGATACTTCCAGCTCTTGCAGACAGGGGTTGATGCTGCAGCAACAGGCCAGGTCCCCCTTGATTGTCCACCACCTAGTCCTACTGATGAGTCCCCTACATAAAAAGAGGGAGTTTGTTTGCTCCACAAGGTTGTTCCCTCATGGTGAGGATTATACACTTGGGTATATTGCTTGATGGTACATTATCCCTACTTTCTCTCCCTTAGATATTCATGGGGCAGCTGCAATTTTGTCCAGAGCAGCATCAAGGTGCTCACAGTACCTCAGCTCAGCCTGACCATGTCTCTGGACATCCACATAGATGGGCCACATACCAGGCAACAATACCCTCTTTGCTTCCACTTAATATACTCATAGTGGAGACAAAAAGCTCTTCAATTATGAAATAATAGAGACTTTACTAAAGAAGGGGTGTTGTGGTATCTGAAAATTAAAACAGCCCTGGGTTGAATCCAGTAGATATTCTGTGGGGCAAGAGGACAGCAATTGTAGCTCTCAAAGAGGGAGTGTTGTGGAAGGGCAGTGGGTAAAATGAAGACTGGAggagaatagaatcacagaatcgtttaggttggaaaagacatttaagactaagtccagccattaacctgACACTGCCatgtccaccactaaaccatgcccctcagcacatctacacatcttgaAAGACTAGCAGCCTTTGCAGGCTAACACAAAACTGGGTGAGCtctacccagagccctgcagcactcaCAGAAAGGTGTTCCAGTGCTGTGGGTCCCTGCGTCAGCCAGGACCTGCCTGGGTACATGCAACCCTTTGAAACAGGATCTACAGgaatcaagctgtgccagaaacAGGGAAATACCAACGAAACTACAGTAGGAATGCAAAGGCGAGAAGTGGACAATTACTATGCATCTATATTCTCTGCTATTAATATTAGTATTTTCAAAGGAGTACCCATTTGCACTGTGATCAGCTTTCATCTGTGAGAGAGCTCTTCTGCCTAAGTGTGTgtttggtgggggggtggggagggaattATTTGCACCCGAGGCTAGTTTTGtacagggggagaggagaagagctAGAAAAATGAATAAATTTTTCATCACATACCCAACCAGAGGCCAGCAACACCACACAGGTaaccccagggcacagcagaaaaGGGAGACCAGTACTCCACTTTTGTAAAATACAGTATGATTGGGGTAACAGAGATGAAGATTAAATTGAAGAAGCCCAGCGTAGAAACAAAATGAGCTGCTTCCCCGAAGTTTGCACTTCCAAGAAACATTTTGAACAAAACCTGTACAGAAAAGAAGAGGGGTTCAAAATTCAGGCCTGTCATAGGAAACAAAGTCCTCCTGCACAGAGTGCTCCTTGGGGAGAGTGGGGTATAGGAGAGCCCTGACCAGAACAGTGTGCCGTAACTCAGCCCTTTCCTACAGGAGAGTTTTGCAAGAGGAGCTTTGGTCACGTTCATGCCCTTGCCTGTATGTTAGCACAGAGAGGGGTACTGTGCTCTAGGATACCATTGCCATGGGGATTGTTGTGTTTGTACAAGGCTTAATGTAAAATGCCATCAAGAGCAAACATAACAAAGAACCCAAGGACGATATCGTTCATGCAGTGAAGTCACAGGATTTgggctgtgcttggcactgTTAGGATATGTGACAGGACTCCAGTGGCTTTCACAGCATGAACCTTCTGTGAGAGGAAAGCCCAGCCTGGAGGGACTTCTTTCAGATTCACAGGCAGCACCAGCTTCACAGAGGATTTGTCCTACATGAGCCTGAATTCATACACCTTTGAGTGACttatggatcatagaatcagaatgatttgggctggaagggacctttaaaggtcatgtggtccaacccccttgcagtgagcaggtacATTTTTGACTAGAGCAGCAGGTTGGGAGGCGACTTCTCATCACACTACAACTAAGTCtaaatttcttctcttttttccacaGATGTCAACCTCCCTGAGCTGACAACAAACACAACCACATTCAGCCCAACCTACTTCTaactcagccacatccctgcctTCATTTCTCACCTTCAAGAACAGCCACTACTTTGAAGCAGGGGACAAAGCCCTGTATATCTCAATGCATCACCTGTGCCAGGCACTTGCAGGGGCAAGCACAGAATACACAAGAGAGCTGCAGTGCAGACCAGGGATGAGCTGCTTGCTTGTCCCCACTCAGGGAAAACTCTACCCACATGCAGCATCTTCTCCATGCTGCCTACAGCACATCCTGTCAGAACAGTGTTGACTAACTGTGATGGCAGGAAATGATTAAAACATGATCCTAAACTCCTTGCATCATGGTAATAGAGACCTTGTTTGTAAAACAAAGTCATTCTCAGTATTTGGCAGCTGACAACTAATTACCCTCATAGTAGACTTCCTGACATCGTGACGTGGCCCTAGTCATGGTATGAATGATGCAGGAGGGataaattagaattagaattacccaggttggaaaagacctttgagatcatcgagtcaatAAAACAGAACGTTTGTTTTCCAGTGATTCACTTTGTGCTCGTGCGTTTGTAACACCTGATGTTAACGAACGTAAGAACACTACCAACAGACAGTTCTGACCCTACCTTATAGAGCGCAGACGTAGAGGCTGATCCAACGGCATAGGCCACCCCGATGATGGAATCGCCCTGGAAACCATCTGCATAAGCCATCATGACGATGCCCGTGATGGCCATTATTGCTGCAACTATCTGCACAGACAAAGCACAGCAACGCACAGCTCAGCGGGGTTTCATTACACACAGCGAGGTTATGGCTGGAGGGGGGGTGGCAATCAGCACCACTAGCGACTTTCTCTCACTTGAAAGCTCTCTTGCTTTCCCTTAAAGAGGGGAAATAAGTACGGGTGGGATAGATGTAAAACCTAATGGAAGCTTAGGCACTGACAGTGATGTGGATCTAGAGCACTGCAAATTCTTCCGGGATCTACTGACAGAGCATTTATCATaaagtatttcatagaatcatagaatgcattgggttggaagggacctttgaaggtcatctagtccaacccccatgttGGAAGCAGGGACaaccccagctagatcaggttgctcagagcaccatCGAGTccgaccttgaatgtcttcaatGATGgggccaccaccacctccctgggtaaactgttccactgttccaccacccttgtagtaaagaatttcttcccaatgtccaatctaaagctATCCttctttagtttaaaaccactgccccttgtacTAGTGCTACgagcccttgtaaacagtccctccccaccattcttgtaggccccattcaggcactggaaggctgctataaggtctccctggaaccttctccatgctgaataacccaaactctctcagtctgtcttcatagggcaggtgctccagccctgtgatcatttttgtggccctcctctggacctgctccatcaggtgttcctgtgttgagggccccagaactggacacagtactccagatgaggacTAAGCTAAGCATCCACACTGGAGCTATGACTCCAAGACATTTTAAGACACTATGCTCTACTAtacaagaaaaatatttagCAATAGTACCAATTTGACTTGAATTGGAGTGCAGAATACCAGCATACAACTGGGAGTtcttccaggctgctctggctgttCTGGTATTTCCTAACAGCCCTGACATCTTTCTTGGACAGACATGACCGAATTTCTTTATGAAGCCTTTACCTTTATGCTTAAGTTTTTGGCCTCATTTGGAAATCCCACAGAGAGCTTCTAAGGAGcttcaaagaaaaagaacagaaataatTAAGTAGACCATATCTGAAATCCTGGGTCTTGACTTCAAGGACCTTAAGGAAACAGTAGGGATCCCAGCGTGTTTTATTCTTAAAGAAATTTCCTCTCTCTACTGAACTACCCTCAGCAGGTAAATATAGAATCTGAATTTCAAAGACATTGACTACCTGGCTTCCAGGGACTGAAGAGGGAAACGTGTTTCCTCAGACCTGTGGAAAACCACAGCCCCATTTCTGAAAGACAAGGGGGTATAcagtcctctttttttcttttgaatacCACTACATGAAACACTTTCTCATTATAAAAAGATCATTCGTGTAGCAGAGCTGGGTTTAGAGCAGATGCACAAATGCAGATACCCAAAGCTGGCTGTTACAAAATCAGCAGCAACATGTAAGTTCAGACCTTGTTTTCTGCTCCCAGATAACCATTAAATCACACAGCTCCTCAGTGGACAGGCAAGGCAGGCTTTTCCCATTGCTGTCCCTTcttcaaaggaagaaagaacatGATTCACCTCAGCAGCATTAACCCCTACAAGCACTGCCACACTGGCTCCCAAACTCAACTGCTGAGTCAGACTTTTTACCTtcttgctcctgcagctctggtaCAATCCTTGATCCAGTACCAATATGAGGTGAACACTTGCTTCCTGGAAAACCTCATTAAACTTCACTTCAGAAATACTTTCTACTAGATAAACCTAAGCTTCATGTGCTTCACACCACAGACTTTAAAGGTGTTTTGATCAAATCACATGCCCTTTTGCAGAGAAGTCTGACCTTCAGATCTCAAAGGAGGCAGAAAACCCACTGATACTCATACTGAGCAGATATGAGCCAGGCTGAGGCAACGAACacaaaaatcccacaaacaatTTCAGCAGAGCCAGTCAGCAGAGCACAATCATGTTTCAGGGGACTCATGGGACAGGGACACACACCAACTCAGCTAAAGGTGTCCATGCATGGGGGACGATACAAAATCAAGAATCAACTCCCAGGATGGAGCCAATCTCTGAGTCTACAGGTAAAAATATTAGTGCTCCTAAATCCCATAGGTGTCTAGGCTAACATCTTCACTAGGGAACATCTCTTCCTTATCACATTACCCCTATTCTCCCAGTTACTAAGGCACACAGGTACCCTCCTTGAAGTCATCTAAACCTGAAAATACTACTGATACCACCCAATTCACCATGAAATGGCACTTGAAATATAGGCCTCCTGACACAATGACAAAGGCTGGAGTCACATAAGTACTCACAGTCAGGTGTAATGCAATGGTTCAGTGAACTCTAGAAAGAATTTAGAGGGGACCAGATGGCTTCCATCCCATCCTTCCCAGAATAACATTCCAGTAGTGACACCATCCTGGAGGAGGGCTCGAGTCCCTTCATCCAGAGACTATGATCTCTGCACATAGGGCTCTTACTggtgagctgctgaggaggacaGGGGAGCATGCTGCATTTTCCAGTGCTTATATGGGAATCTGGCCTTCACTCTTTTTAAAAGAGAAGGTGCTGGAAGACCTCACCCTCCGATGTTCACTCTGCCAAAAAGTCAGAGCACACCTGGCACTGGACACACATCACCCAAGATGCAGCAATGCTTATTTTGATCCCTAACCTTACATCtttctgagggctggggagcaaaACAAAGTTACATTCTCTTAGAAGGAGTTACAGTCACGTTCAGCAGGAACTGCCCTTACAGAGCTTCTTCCTACTACCTGGTTTAATGAGTATTTTATTAGCAATGTAATTGTGTAACGCTTCTTCATACAGCTCATCCCAAGATACAAATACTATAGAAGTCTCAGCCTTGAAGCAATGCAGAATTCCACCCATGGCCTCTCAGATATCATCATGACCTCTCCTGTCAGTTTGCAGAGGccatcccttgccctgctgcactgTCTGGACAGTTTCATCACAGGCTGCACTATACATCTTTCCTTGCCTGTAAGTTCACATGTAGCATTTCAGCTGTCAGCTGGAATATTTCAGCTGGACTATTTCAAGCAATGTCTCctacaaggagaaaaaaaccacaaaccaagtCCAACATAGTTATCCCCTCCTTCCAAGGGAAAGGATGGAATTTAACTCTTGCTGCACTCATCACTCAGACCCAGCAAGCGAGACCTTTCCTTCTAATAGTGAAAATGAGTAGATCCATCATCCCTAGTAGGAGCTTCTTCCTACTGGAAAATCACAgactgagatcatcaggtccaacaaACTCCACCAAGTtcatcactaaaccatatcaCTACTTGCCACATCTATATTACCTttaaacatccagggatggttacttagtcacctccctgggcagtctgttccagggcctgactactctttctcctgatgtccagcttaaacctaccctgctgcagcttgaggtcattctctcttgttctatcactaactgcccatgagaagagaccagcacctacCTCTCTatattgtcctttcaggtagttgtagagggcgataaggtctctcctcagtgtCCCCTTCCTCAAACAGAAAAGTCTGTTTCCTCAGCCACTTTTCATAAGATGtattctctaggcccttcaccaactcagttgctcttctttgcacctgctccagtgcctcagtgAGGTACTCAAAAatgaacacagtactcgagatgtggcctcaccaacgCGGAGTACAGgtggacaatcactgccctactcctgctggtcacactatttctgatacaagccaggatatcattggctttctttgccacctggaaacactgctggctcatatccagttgcttgttgattagaacccccaggtccctttctgccagacgactttccagccacacttccccaagccgaTACATCTTCCCAGTCTGACTATTCCAAATTTAGAGAGCCAGTTTCCTAGATTAATCATATATTTAAAAAGCCAAGCATGTTTTTCCCTGAAACAACTAAATTGATGGACATATATGGAGCACCACCTCATAAGGCATTAGATCAATAAGACTTGACACTGGAAAACGTGTAAGAATGTTACTTAGGTTTCACATTCAAAGCTCTTCCTGCCAATCGTACACCACTGCATTAGCCCAGTTTATCTCTTCCCAGCAATTGTCATGTGTGTGCTTTAGAAACCTGAAAGCACATTCTGCAGCATTCTGTAAGCCATAGGGTGACAGTGAAGCAAAGTTGGTTGTTGTAGCTGACAGCTCATTAAACAAGGCTTTTAATTAATGGAAGAGAGAAGTAACTTCCTTTGAAGCCTCCTAGGTAAGAAACTAAATTAGTCTGACTGactctttttttgcttttcccccGGTAGAGAGCAAGGCTGACCAAAATTTTACTCAAGAACAATTTTGTTCCCATGTGGAGCACAGCAGAAAATGAGATGATGCAGTAAAGAAACCTGGCTCCAGACCAGAGTCAACCTTTTGCAGAGCAAAAACATCCCCCAAACCACTTTGTATGTTCCCAAGAAGCATTGATTCAATTTCATACATGAAACACAACAAGGACCTTCAACATGCAAACATTTAAGATCATGGCTATATGTAAGCAACACTCCAGCCATCAGAACTCCTCAAATACATGAAGCCTTTTAAAAATTTGTGTTTGCTCTGAGCTCAGAAGTCCAAGTGTAACATGGATATATCATTCACTTGTGACATAAGTGTCCGAGCAAAGAAAATTATGGTGCAGGTACTTC
Proteins encoded in this region:
- the SLC35F4 gene encoding solute carrier family 35 member F4 isoform X1, translating into MGARIVAAIMAITGIVMMAYADGFQGDSIIGVAYAVGSASTSALYKVLFKMFLGSANFGEAAHFVSTLGFFNLIFISVTPIILYFTKVEYWSPFSAVPWGYLCGVAGLWLAFNILVNVGVVLTYPILISIGTVLSVPGNAAVDLLKHKMIFSVVRLGATIIICVGFLLMLLPEEWDEITLRFINSLKEKKSEDHADDITDSSVHTRSRSRANGTVSIPLA